ctcaaatttaacttctttttttttagtccccaaatttataaaaaaaaaatcatttgtctTCAAATTCACAAAATGCTTTTTTTAAGTCTTCTTGACTATTTTTTTACGGTTTAAATGTACAATTTGAATTTGTGATAACTTTTTACAACATGTAGGACTAAAAACATTTCACAAATCagaccaaaaaatataaattttaatttgaaaaattataaaaaataaatttttaaatttgagggattaaaaatatattttaaatctatatattttaattgacttGCTAAATCAGGAAAACATGCTCACTTTTCGAGGTTGTTTAAATGGATAAgtgaatttgattaaatttatttattaaaataagtgtttattttaataaaataaataacttgctattttttttagtgtttgttTAAACTGCTTcttctgttttaaaaaataatatacttattttaagaagcaaatcttatatgtttcttaaaaaaatcttatataaaaaacacttattttaaagtttttttttaattttaaacaaacttaCCTGATGGTATTGCAATTTTTAAcacttgataaaaatataaaatcagatggacaaaattgtttttataatcaatCAATTTGTTTCTTGTACATGTATTGTTATGATCAATTAAAAACAGTCATGAACGCACGCAGGCATATCGGGCAGTGGAAGGTTTGTAttgtacaaaaaatatatgcaaTTAGAATTTAGTACAAGTAAAACTACCAAGTTGGAAGATATCATTGTGAATAGTATTGCCATACAACGGCAATTCCTGCAACCAGTAGTACTCTAAGAATCAATTTAGGACTAACAAAGGATGATGAtgacgaagatgatgatggaCAGGGCAGAGTCAATTCCAATGGTCTGCCTCTAAGCTTGGCAGATAGTTTAGCTAGTTCTCGACGAAaaaacactgttttgtttgcaTCTACAGGTAGAAGAATACAAGACGTTAGCAActgaataagaataagaataattaaacaaatgaatGAGCGGGAAGGCAGTGGCCAAAATACATAACACTAGGcctgtaaacaaaaaaatttatgatataaaagTACATGTTACTCTTACAgatcaaaatttagattaaatCCTCCACACCAAACTTAAGTCTACACATGATGGATACCCATTAGTTAGAGTTAAGTTGGCTTAACATATAAGGCATATTGCATATTAATCTTGTCATTTGTAAGAGAATTGGGGCCTTTGGGCATTGGGAAGTACAGACTTGCGAAGTTCTACAGATTTAAATCTCTTATTCTTTCTGATAAGATACCATGTTGTgaggatgcttttttttttaatagctaTTAAGGTAAGTATGCTTTGTTAATTACAAAAGCACCATGCTTGGGGATTACTCATTGTAGTACAAAATTGAATTACTTCATTACTTGTGTCCCAAGATGCAGACACTTCAAGAGGGTTTacctttgtttttcaaaagtctTTCCTCCTCTCCAACTCGTCTTCGGAGAACATTTAGCAAAGATCCAAAATACAAGGCAAAAACTGTGCATGTAATTGTGATGACATTGTATGGCATACTGAAATCAGGAGTCGTCAAGGGTACAAGTAAAACTTCTGTGTAAGAGAGAACAGGGCTCCTTTCCTGCATTGTTTATCCAGATAGTTAGATGTATGACCAAGGAATATTATAAGGGTTATGAACAGAACGAGGGCAGGTTCAAATAACCTGTAATTTAGACAATAGTGGTGACTTGCTTTGAGATTTATCAGAAAATTGCAAACCAGCATGGAAGTCAGGAAAGCTTATTATTGCTGATGGAATGTCAAATCCTTGATTAGCATCTGGAGGGTATTCATCAATGTGCAAAAAGCCCTATGCAGACCAACAAAAGCAGATCAAAATCCAATTTGATAAGAAGAAACCAATTTCATATACATCCATCCTAAACAATCTAAAGTGAACATATCACATAAGGTAGCTTCCAATggcacatttataaaaaaacatctaTCACTTTTTATGCTGTGGTGACATATACTTATCTGTATGTCATAAACAGGTCAACCAGGCCCATAGGGCATAGATTCCAAAAAGAGAAAGGGTTAGTGGGCTTACATTTTACCATCCCTGGCCTATTTAAGGGAAGCCCATCAGCTAAATAGGCAGTTCACCTTTACTCAAGCATGGCCAGAGTCCTGGCTCAGCTCACTTCCATCACTAATTTTAAAAGGTTATAAACATAAACCAAATTGATTATGATTCCTCCTACTTTCATATAGTATAAACAGCAGTCTTACTTTCATATAATATAATGAGTTCCTTATTAGGATTTCTGAGGTTGTATACCGACATTAACTTAAACAGTTCAATGTCAACAAAAAAAGTGAGGTAAATATAGTGAGGAAAAAGAACTACAAATGGAAGTAAGAATGGAGCAGACCTTATCAAACTCTATACTCAATACAGCTGACTTCATTTCACAAGGAAATTGGAGGACCAGCTCCATCACCCCAGGTGATACTTTGTCTTCAGAAGGCGAAACACGCATTATCTCAACAAAATCTGTGAGTGCTTGAGGCCTTTCATCAACTAATAATTGCAAAGTATGATAATATACCTTAACATACCAAGGCACAATTTGGAGAACATTAACTTGCAACTTACACCTCTCTTCAACATTATAGGCTGCAACTAGTCCCTGGGTCATTTCTGTCGATTTCAAGGATATTGCAATAGCACCCCTTTCATTTCCACTTCCCATCAAAAATCTACTGGCATATAAAGGTGCATGTGGGCTGGACCAAACAATTGGATGCACCCATGTTAAGCCTAAATCAAATTGTTCAGTGTCAGTGTATTCTTTGATTGGATATTCATACAGAATTGAGGAGCTCTTTTCCAGTTCTGCATGCACCCTTTCAGGAGTAACAGACAATTCAAACCCAGCATTCCTTCTAAAATCTTCAAGACCTGTGTCATTAGCAGCAAATTTAACAGTATTCTTCTGGAGATTCTCAAGTTGATTGACTAGACTTCTCTCAGCATGAAGGTAGACATTACTCAACTTGGCAAGAACACATCTTccactgatttttcttccaaatatTGAACTCAGGGACCAGCTTGGTTGTATCTTTGTTTTACTGAGATGGCTCATACCAGCTTTCTGATCATTAGGCTGGAGTACAACTGTAAGTGTTTGTTCTAGAATAATTCCTGATCTTGACCCATCTGAAGGATCTGTGGACATTGTCAAGTGCAACTGCTGAGAGTGGTAAAAGCTTTTGTAAATAGATGGTCTATCCATTAAGGAAGAGAGTCCAGCTTTATCTCGACAAGGAAGGAGCTTCAACCAGGGGGTAAGATTCTCAGTGCACACAGCTTCACGTGGCAGTGTACCATATCTTAAACTGCCCAAAGCTGATTGAAATGCCCATTCAGGATCAGAATAAGAGGTAGAAGACTCCAGGAAGTTGATTGAAGCACAAAAGAGGCCTGATAGTGAATGGGTTAAATTTTTCCAAGAAGCATCAACCTGATGTAGAGGGACATCAAAAACTGCCCACAATTCAACACCTGGAGGCTTTGCATTGTGGCTTGATATTGAATCAAATCCACCCCATCTTTCATAGTTCCATCGACCTTGTGTAAAAGATAACTCCATTGCTTTAATATGATACTTCTGAACCTGTCCATTAAACACTGACCCACAAGTTACTAAGTATATTCAGGCAAAAATTTTATAAGCAATCAGAATGCGACAAAATTATATATCGTTGCTGCTACAATCCAGAGTAGAAGCACAAAAATGTAGCAAAAACTAAAGTGTAAGCAATTAAAACCTGACAACAAGTATTCAATGTCACAAAAAGGACTTCCTTACAAACTTTATTGTGGGTATAGGCTTTTGTTCTTATtgagaataataatatataagatgTTAGAAGAAAATATCCCTGACAAAAATCTGAATGACAtacatgaaaattgaaaagcaCAAAGAACTAAAACATTAATGTTTAGTTTAACTTCCATAGAACTATCAAACatggaaaaaataatgattaaaccTACAAACTTAAACTTTTTTCTGATTTGATCAAATTGGTGGGTACTGGATAGAGAACAATGcagtgaaatgaaaaaaaaaagtcaaatactGAAATGtgtgttttatataaaaaaaaatgttaaaactaaTTATTGAAGCAATGCAGTGTGTTTTATATCAACAAAAAAGTCAATTCACAGAAAAATTTCAAGTTGCACTAGCACAAAGAATGCTATTGTTACTTCATGGCAAAAGTCCCTCATTCACTCTCTCACTTGTCTACCTCCCTTCCGATTAATATTTcttctttgaaaataaaataaaacaataccaACAAAAACAACTTGCAGCTGTGGAGAAGCCATATATGCTTCCCTAAACACAAGTTTTAGGATAAATTACAAAGGAGCAAATGTGATGTTGCACATGCAAGAAAACTATGACAAACCTCTTGTACCTTAATTAATCTACTCTTATTATATCTAGCAAAGTttataaatcaaaattcaacaatttCCACATTACCACAACATCCTGCACATGTATCAGATCTACTCAAAGTCACATTTTATATTGCCCTGCATAATGTGTATGTGCAAGGCCACAAAAAACACACCAATTATTGAAGAAATAGTCACTATTCATCCCTGAACTGAGAATACCGCACATAGATGGTCTGTTTTTTCGGTTTAGAATAATCACTCCATGCTTTACCCAATTCCATCTTTTATCCACAATGAAATGATCTTACAAGAATACTAATGCTCATAGAAAAGTTCATATTGCACATTGCAAGTCACAACTAAACAAGGAAAATGAAGTCAAAGGAACCAAAAATTTAACTCTCATTCCCAATCATGTTCAAAACATCATCACTTCAGCACACATGCAACCCATATTTTACTGCtggataagaatgaaaaaaaaaactaaatgcaTTCTTCCAAACTGTGCACCCACTTTCTGCATTCTATAAAAAACCCTCTTTACTTAAAATGCAAAATTTCTTAGAAgccaaaacaataatttttactgGACAAGAATATATGAACGACAGCCAAATGCATTCTTCCAAAATCAGCACCCACTTTTCGGCATTCTATCAAAAacccttttttacttaaaaagcaAATTGCTTAGAACCCAAAACAATCGTTTTTACTTCAGCAGGAAACAACTAAAAGTGCTCATTTCACCAAATTTAGCACAAACGAAAGTATCCACACACATCTCATTTACTAAAACCAAAGGTTAGCAATCTTCATATCAAGcctcaaattcaaaaaataaaacagtatAAAAATGGCTGCATCTACattattaagagaaaaaaaactccAGTCACTCACATCCAAATCcactgaaaaattaagaaaagaagagCACCAAAATCCGAGGCACGTAAACAAATAAACCTATTTAATCCAACGTACAAGCTACTCCAAGTTCAAGTTGCTTAAACTCAGAATCAATTCTGAAATCTTCTCGAACATCTGAATTTATCTAAAATCAACTCTGGACTCGGAATCAAATTCTCTAACATGaaaccaaacacacacttatattctttcattcacaaaatcacaaaaagaaagagaaaaaaaaaggcacgGACCAGCTGAGAAATAGATTTGGGGAAGAGGTGGTGGTGACGAGCGAAGGAGGACTCATCGGCGGCGAGAGGAGCTTCACTTTGGAAGTGGAAATGCGCGAGGACCTTGCGATCGGGCAAGGGCTTCATCAGCAACTCCTCTGTGAACTcttcttcttgttgttgttgcgCTGATGTTGCTGATAACAGAAAGacgaggagaagaagaagagaaagagggAAAGTAGGGTTCCGAGGAAGAGCCATTAATTGGGGTCGCTTTCGCTGCCTTAGGAAATTTGCAGCGACTTCACTGTCACTGTGTGTATGTGTCCGCTTGTTGCTACAGAGATTTCGCCATTGAAATTGGAAACGCACTTGCAGTGTCTGTCTGCCCCCCTCGTTTCAGAAATGGTTTACCAATTCTGGTCTGGTCTTGGGCCTAGGCCACGGAAGTTGTTGTTCAAACTCTAAAATTACTATTCGTACCCTCCATgtgagtgattttttttttctaacttccTAAATTACTCTTGACGGAAATATGATCCCTTACATAAATGTGCAGCAGAATCATACAATCTGTTGTAAAGTTTGGTGgcatgaaaaaaaatcacaaggaaaataagattttgttgCACAATTATACTatcaaatcatattattttgttggtatttatttttaaaaaaaaacatatttttattgttaatttttttttcaaccattattgttttttcagcgaaaatatgattttgttgcaTAATTGAGCAACTCaatcatattttcattgtaATTCTTGACAAACAAAATGCATATTTTAAGACAATAGCATATATTATCAATGCATAATCAATATATAACGAGGCCAAATTGTGCAGCACATAATCAATATATTAGAGGACTAAAAATCAATACACATAACATGAATATAGATAGCAATAACAACATTTAATACAAGAGTGATACATTATAATGAGACATTGGTAATATCTACCACATATTGAGATCCTCTAGTTGAATGGAATGATATTGAATTGAATTCTTGTGTGCGTTCTAAATACGACCTTTGCCATGAACGAGCTTTTTTGGTGCTATATCTTCTTCATTGTGGTGGAGTAGGAGGGGGCGACaattatcctttaaaaaaaactaattgatgATAGAAAAGAGTAGAGTTTAGTTAGTGAACAAATTTACATGCTTATAATACTAAATGGTCTCTTAAGTAGATTATGTATACATGCACAAAGtgacatatattaaaaaatccaATAGCAATAACTCGTTGATGTGCAACAAATGGTTCTCAACTCTTAAGGCAAAAAGAAAGTCCAACTTTGCAAGCTATACAAGTGGATCAATACAACATTATACTAACTAGAAATTACATAACCCATGTCAGGAACGGACATCCACTTCTCATGGGTGCTATTGGGTCACTATTGACAAAGAGTCCTTCTTCTGTGTAGAAGAGGTCAACATAATGAAGGTACCATGTTTGAAGTTTCCGAATAAACTCTTGACAAATAAGAGCCCTAGATTCCTCACTCATACCTAGCAAAGCTATAATTGCCATGTAACCAATTTCCATCTACTTTCACACCAATAATACAAAGAATGAATTATTCCAAGTcaacaagaaattcatcaaCATAAGGCTTCATTTTGTTTGACTTATTATCACAGATAACTTTGCAACCATATTAGGAGTTCCCGAACTATCTACCATCATGTGcatttgatgtgccattattttctcctactTCTTAAACCTTtatgcaccattttaattactgattagtcttaattgtcaaattaattagacagttttattatttgggctcattcagctaatttgatgtttttaatctaatttcaggaattaatgaagcattgagcttaatccggattttggtcgTGGACataaagagggcaaataaagcaacgtttaccttagttaatttttaattaggagattgtaattttattttatgttgttcagtgtttatttcgttttgggccagaataatATAAtggggcccagtgactttgagtgacctttataaatagcagccttgggattcatgTAAGGGGGCTATTCTGTTATTCTATTATTCaggagttttagggttttacgttttgagCTTGATATTACTGTTCACGtgaatgcaattttccattctctGCTTCTAATTTCAATTTCGTTTTTATTCCTTCTTCcgccttttgctttcatttacgttttatgcctttagcttcatttatgcttctgcttctagtttcatttacattttctgcttttgttgaaattatggaaGACTAAATTTCTgatgttgtttccttctgaggacgaagcttaactctcttcgaggttctgtttataatgtagcttcctagcagttttcccttcaccaattaacccacattcgTTAATGTTAATCTATGCATACttcgtgtttgattaattgcctctgagcttaacttacgttcatgcttaatgaacgaagggttaattggtgtatgtgttgcctaatcacgtattgacaaccctaagttgattttcgcttagtcaATTAacatagggttggattaagtggttaactgttagggacgaattgttcataacctaggacaagagaatgacttctgaataagaggaaacaacacgtttttaatactattaatttcgtattccagttcgtttgttctttaattcacaaaacaaacaacccccccccaattgttactgttactgcaagtatattatgaacatttggtttatcattgttcgttgggaaacgacctatgatcacttcctagttactgaattttaatgtttatttgattcgggtacgacctcgatcaaatttggcgccgttgctggggagcagtgtccaaaggttcataatagctagtgattcgtgttttatgtttagttgttttatgctttcgtGTTGTGATAGTGTGatgttagtgttgtgttagtgttgtttagtgtggtgttttgttttagtttttctgtttagCGCTTCtcctgtttcagtttttgtgttttgttgtgaatagtgttttgcgacggatttagcgaccactaTTACTGACTTGGAAAATAGAGTAGTAGTGCAAATCCATTAGTGACTGAATTAGTTACTACTGCTGACAATTTAATtgacgatttttgttttgatagttagggttgttatttttggctgaattttggtgtggtaggttcttttgactcatattttgtgtgaaaaataccaggaacacttgttgtggctagatttgagagattcaaaaaaatttgagaacttgtgtttagcaaaacttcaaacggccataacttttcctccgagtatcagaatgactattattatatatgtatctgtggtagaaaaaaatttcccatactgTGGCAGCCTGCCATAGGAGGTCTCTAGCTAGCCAAAATCGcctgtttattattttttttttcaagttttattgttttttttttctaaactttccttaggtagtttccatagttagactttaaatttttgcctgaaaatttttgtgctatcttttcatgattttaaggtgttgctcacaaaatttcaagtcatttggatatcatttgatggtagttgtagttcaaacctacattgttacttgcataagaaggcaactagttgtgcatgctgaatgtagtgtatgactataggtaatccatctgacttacaaccctttgatcctgagataaataggacatttcatagattagttaggcatcattttataccttttgagcatcctgagcatctGTTACTAGTGAgtttgtgcattctgttattggtgattttgaacatcctgattttgaatattataattttgaacattctgagaacatgacaCAACCTCCAAcctgtgagaggactctaagggaaatggctgcacttgatttcacctacgaaagcttgagcatccaataccctaatgaggatgtcccatatgttcttaaaactggactgatccatttgcttccaaagtttcatggccttgcaggtgaagacccgcacaaacatctgaaagaattccatattgtctgctccaacATGAAACCCCTtgatgtccaggaggatcatatatttctgaaggcttttcctcattctttagagggagtggcaaaggactggctatattaccttgctccaaggtccatcacgagctgggatgacctcaagagagtattcttagaaaaaaatttccctgtttctaggaccacaaccatcagaaaggatatttcaggcattaggcaAGTTAGTGGAGaaagcctatatgaatactgggagagatttaaaaaactatgtgctagttgccctcaccaccagatttctgagtagcttcttctccaatatttttatgaagaacTCAGTAAcctggagagaagtatgatagatgctgccagtggtggagcccttggagacatgacccctgctgaagccagaaatttaattgagaagatggcttccaactcccaataGTTTAGCGCtagaaatgatgctatagtcattagaggagtgcatgaagtagccacaaactcatctgcatcatctgaaactaagaagcttgaaggtaaactagatgccttggttaacctggtaatccaactggccatgaatcaaaaatctacacctgtcgccagactccgtggtttatgctcctctgctgaccacctcataaacctttgcccttctgtgcagcaattgaacagcctgaatcttatgctgcaaataactacaatagacctcctcaacctcagcagcaaaatcagccacaacagaacaattatgacttCTCCAGCAACATGTACAATCCctggtggaggaatcatcccaaccttagatggtcgaatccttcacaacaacaacaacaacaacaacaaccttattttcagaatgttgctggcccaagcaaaccatatgttcctccaccaatccagcagcaacaacaacaacaacaacaacagccccagaaatAGCAAatagttgaggcccctccgcaaccttcccttgaagaacctGTGAGGAAAATGACTaggcaaaacatgcagtttcaacaagagaccagagcctccattcagagcttaactaatcagatgggacaattggctacacagttaaatcaacaactgTCCCAGAATTTtgacagattaccttctcaatctgtccagaatcccaaaaatgtgagtgccattacattgaggtcgAGAAAgtagtgtcaaggacctcaaccagcaacatcttcctcatccgcaaatgaacctgcccaacttcactctactccagaaaaagatgatgacaaaaatttaaagagtaagttacctaaaaatttctatgcaggtgaatcttccactagTAATTCTGATTTATAGAAGcaacatatccctcttccattccctccaagagcaatttccaacaaaaaaatggaagaggcagagaaggagatcttggaaacatttagaaaagtagaggtaaacatacctctgctggatgcaataaagcaaattccaagatatgctaaattcttgaaaaagCTGTGCActcataagcggaagcttaaaggaagtgaaagaattagcatgggcagaaatgtctccacattgattggtaaatctgttccccaaatccctgaaaaatgtaaagatccaagtacattcagcataccttgtattatagggaacaataagtttgacaaggccatgctagatttaggagcttctgttagtgttatgcttctgtctatttttaattctctatctcttggtcttttacagtcaactgatgtggtaattcatttagctaatagaagtgttgcctatccttttggtttcatagaggatgtcttagttagagttggtgaactgattttccctgttgatttttatattttgaatatggaggagggattttctcaaggatcagttcccatcattctaggcagaccttttatgaaaactgctagaactaagatagatgtatatgcaggcacactatctatggagtttggtgatataactgttcattttaatattcttgatgctatgaaacacccacctgaagatctttctgtatttcgtgctgaaataattgaccatattattgatgaatacctgactgatcttcattctaatctgcatgcctgtcactcttcatgcattgaatctgaatttgtacttgatcatatgtatgaatttgatgctgagagtgaatatgaatttgatattgattacacgtctggtgatgttttacctcttgagattgattttctagagtcagatagaactaaccatgtttcaagAAGTACATATAACTCTGACTTTCTTTCTACCATTATCCAGCCGCCCCCACCTGAATTGAAgtctctgccatcaaatttaaaatatgcttacttggatgataacaaaagttttccagtgattatatttgcctcccttgctgatgagcaagaggagaagctgttatcagttctcaagaagcataagaaggctataggctggaccttggtggacattcctggtattagcccatccacatgtatgcattagataaatttagaggatgaggctaaaccagtaagacagccacagagaagactcaacccggtgattcttgatgtagtgaagaaggaggtaaccaagcttttgcaagctgaaatcatttatcctatctccgacaaccaatgggtgagtcccgtccaagtagtcccgaagaaaaccggcctcatcgtgataaaaaatgagaagaaggAGCTAATTCCTACTAGTGTGCAGAACAATTGaagagtctgcatcgactataggaggctgaactaggttaccaaaaaggaccattttcccctgccattcattgaacagatgcttgaacgcctggcaggtaaatctcactactgtttccttgatgg
The Glycine max cultivar Williams 82 chromosome 16, Glycine_max_v4.0, whole genome shotgun sequence genome window above contains:
- the LOC100794356 gene encoding GPI transamidase component PIG-T; protein product: MALPRNPTFPLSLLLLLVFLLSATSAQQQQEEEFTEELLMKPLPDRKVLAHFHFQSEAPLAADESSFARHHHLFPKSISQLVQKYHIKAMELSFTQGRWNYERWGGFDSISSHNAKPPGVELWAVFDVPLHQVDASWKNLTHSLSGLFCASINFLESSTSYSDPEWAFQSALGSLRYGTLPREAVCTENLTPWLKLLPCRDKAGLSSLMDRPSIYKSFYHSQQLHLTMSTDPSDGSRSGIILEQTLTVVLQPNDQKAGMSHLSKTKIQPSWSLSSIFGRKISGRCVLAKLSNVYLHAERSLVNQLENLQKNTVKFAANDTGLEDFRRNAGFELSVTPERVHAELEKSSSILYEYPIKEYTDTEQFDLGLTWVHPIVWSSPHAPLYASRFLMGSGNERGAIAISLKSTEMTQGLVAAYNVEERCKLQVNVLQIVPWYVKVYYHTLQLLVDERPQALTDFVEIMRVSPSEDKVSPGVMELVLQFPCEMKSAVLSIEFDKGFLHIDEYPPDANQGFDIPSAIISFPDFHAGLQFSDKSQSKSPLLSKLQERSPVLSYTEVLLVPLTTPDFSMPYNVITITCTVFALYFGSLLNVLRRRVGEEERLLKNKDANKTVFFRRELAKLSAKLRGRPLELTLPCPSSSSSSSSFVSPKLILRVLLVAGIAVVWQYYSQ